Proteins from one Streptomyces genisteinicus genomic window:
- a CDS encoding DUF2771 domain-containing protein has protein sequence MTVAFYSGRRRRAAAALGAVSAGLLVLSACDKPTPLVTVTVGTESVNAEATCYNDGEAIKESEVQKCLTEGTPTKIKFAVDDKVRLGVDPEIAENGWTLLFGAQPVEQEPFKKTYRTIPGNAFFSSQTGETTDKADVNIMETNGTKVIGIYRFQFEKSS, from the coding sequence ATGACCGTTGCGTTCTACTCCGGCCGCCGCCGCCGGGCCGCCGCCGCCCTCGGCGCCGTGTCCGCCGGGCTGCTCGTCCTCTCCGCCTGCGACAAGCCGACCCCGCTCGTGACCGTGACGGTCGGTACGGAATCCGTCAACGCCGAGGCCACCTGCTACAACGACGGCGAGGCGATCAAGGAGTCCGAGGTGCAGAAGTGCCTCACCGAGGGCACTCCCACCAAGATCAAGTTCGCCGTCGACGACAAGGTCCGCCTCGGCGTCGACCCGGAGATCGCCGAGAACGGCTGGACCCTCCTGTTCGGCGCGCAGCCGGTGGAGCAGGAGCCGTTCAAGAAGACGTACCGGACCATCCCGGGCAACGCCTTCTTCTCCTCGCAGACCGGGGAGACGACCGACAAGGCCGACGTCAACATCATGGAGACGAACGGCACCAAGGTCATCGGGATCTACCGGTTCCAGTTCGAGAAGTCCTCCTGA
- a CDS encoding futalosine hydrolase codes for MRVLVVTAVAAEAEAVAATEETGTLLRGGYAITRTPGLHVLAAGVGPAAAAAGTATALALADEPYALVVSAGIGGGFTGRAPLGSLVVSDAIVAADLGADTPDGYLPVDELGFGRTVHHPPAALSAHAADALGAAHAPVLTVSTVTGTAGRAAELAARHPRAAAEAMEGFGVAEAAAVHGVPVIEIRAVSNAVGPRDRAAWRIGDALAALRDGFRRLTPVLQEHL; via the coding sequence ATGCGCGTACTCGTCGTGACCGCCGTGGCGGCGGAGGCCGAAGCCGTCGCCGCCACGGAGGAGACCGGCACCCTGCTGAGGGGCGGGTACGCGATCACCCGGACCCCGGGCCTGCACGTGCTCGCGGCCGGAGTCGGCCCGGCCGCCGCCGCGGCCGGCACCGCCACGGCACTGGCCCTCGCGGACGAGCCGTACGCGCTCGTCGTCTCGGCCGGCATCGGCGGCGGCTTCACCGGCCGCGCCCCGCTCGGCTCCCTCGTCGTCTCCGACGCGATCGTCGCCGCCGACCTCGGCGCCGACACTCCCGACGGCTATCTCCCCGTCGACGAACTCGGCTTCGGACGCACCGTCCACCACCCGCCCGCCGCCCTGTCCGCGCACGCCGCCGACGCCCTGGGCGCGGCGCACGCGCCGGTGCTGACGGTCTCCACGGTGACCGGCACCGCCGGACGCGCCGCCGAGCTGGCGGCCCGTCACCCGCGGGCGGCCGCCGAGGCGATGGAGGGCTTCGGGGTGGCCGAGGCCGCCGCCGTGCACGGAGTGCCCGTCATCGAGATCCGCGCGGTCTCCAACGCCGTCGGCCCGCGCGACCGCGCCGCCTGGCGCATCGGCGACGCGCTCGCCGCACTGCGCGACGGCTTCCGCCGGCTCACCCCCGTACTCCAGGAGCACCTGTGA
- a CDS encoding 1,4-dihydroxy-6-naphthoate synthase: MTLQIAYSPCPNDTFVFDAWAHGRVPGAPGLDVTFADIDITNGMAERGEYDVLKVSYAVLPWVLDEYALLPCGGALGRGCGPLVLTREPGVDLRGRTVAVPSERSTAYLLFRLWAADAVPGGIGEVVVMPFHEIMPAVRDGAVDAGLVIHEARFTYQQYGLHSLADMGEHWETTTGLPIPLGAIIAKRSLGAETLELLAASARTSVRMAWDDPEASRPYVQAHAQEMDPAVADQHIGLYVNEFTHDLGVDGYAAVRGLLTRAAAEGLVPPLGPDALAFV; the protein is encoded by the coding sequence GTGACCCTGCAGATCGCCTACTCGCCCTGCCCGAACGACACCTTCGTCTTCGACGCCTGGGCGCACGGACGGGTGCCGGGCGCGCCCGGGCTGGACGTCACGTTCGCGGACATCGACATCACCAACGGCATGGCGGAGCGCGGCGAGTACGACGTGCTGAAGGTGTCGTACGCGGTGCTGCCGTGGGTGCTGGACGAGTACGCCCTGCTGCCGTGCGGCGGCGCGCTCGGGCGCGGCTGCGGGCCGCTGGTGCTGACCCGGGAGCCCGGGGTGGACCTGCGGGGCCGCACGGTCGCCGTGCCCAGCGAGCGCTCGACCGCCTACCTGCTGTTCCGGCTGTGGGCCGCCGACGCCGTCCCGGGCGGGATCGGCGAGGTGGTCGTGATGCCGTTCCACGAGATCATGCCGGCGGTGCGCGACGGCGCGGTGGACGCCGGGCTCGTCATCCACGAGGCGCGCTTCACCTACCAGCAGTACGGCCTCCACTCGCTCGCCGACATGGGCGAGCACTGGGAGACGACGACCGGGCTGCCGATCCCGCTCGGCGCGATCATCGCCAAGCGGTCGCTCGGCGCCGAAACCCTGGAACTGCTGGCCGCCTCGGCCCGCACCTCCGTGCGCATGGCCTGGGACGACCCCGAGGCCTCCCGCCCCTATGTGCAGGCGCACGCACAGGAGATGGACCCGGCCGTCGCCGACCAGCACATCGGTCTGTACGTGAACGAGTTCACCCACGACCTGGGGGTGGACGGCTACGCGGCCGTGCGCGGGCTCCTGACGCGCGCGGCGGCCGAGGGGCTGGTGCCGCCCCTCGGCCCCGACGCGCTCGCGTTCGTCTGA
- a CDS encoding cold-shock protein: MPTGKVKWFNSEKGFGFLSRDDGGDVFVHSSVLPSGVDVLKPGQRVEFGVVAGQRGDQALSVTLLDPTPSVAAAQRRKPDELASIVQDLTTLLENITPMLERGRYPEKTQGKKIAGLLRAVADQLDV, from the coding sequence GTGCCTACCGGCAAGGTCAAGTGGTTCAACAGCGAGAAGGGCTTCGGCTTTCTCTCCCGCGACGACGGCGGTGACGTCTTCGTCCACTCCTCAGTGCTCCCGTCCGGGGTCGACGTGCTCAAGCCCGGCCAGCGAGTCGAGTTCGGCGTCGTCGCCGGACAGCGCGGCGACCAGGCGCTCTCGGTGACCCTGCTCGACCCGACCCCGTCGGTGGCGGCGGCCCAGCGCCGCAAGCCGGACGAGCTGGCCTCCATCGTGCAGGACCTGACGACGCTGCTGGAGAACATCACGCCGATGCTGGAGCGCGGCCGCTACCCGGAGAAGACCCAGGGCAAGAAGATCGCCGGTCTGCTGCGCGCGGTGGCCGACCAGCTCGACGTCTGA
- a CDS encoding HAD family hydrolase, whose amino-acid sequence MTTHPAAAPLTVGFDLDMTLIDSRPGIHAAYRALSAETGVRIDADLAVTRLGPPLEQELAHWFPDERIQEMSDRYRELYPEYAIEPTLAMPGAREAVDAVRAAGGRAIVVTAKHEPNAELHLEHLGIEPDETIGWLWAEAKAEALREHGAGVYVGDHVGDVRGALAAGALSVGVPTGPCDAATLREAGADVVLADLTAFPAWLDGHLRAGS is encoded by the coding sequence ATGACCACACACCCCGCCGCCGCCCCTCTCACCGTCGGCTTCGACCTCGACATGACGCTCATCGACTCGCGCCCCGGCATCCACGCCGCCTATCGGGCGCTGTCCGCCGAGACCGGGGTGCGGATAGACGCCGATCTGGCGGTCACGCGTCTCGGGCCGCCCCTGGAGCAGGAGTTGGCGCACTGGTTCCCGGACGAGCGGATCCAGGAGATGAGCGACCGCTACCGGGAGCTCTACCCGGAGTACGCCATCGAGCCGACGCTCGCGATGCCCGGGGCGCGGGAGGCAGTCGACGCGGTGCGGGCCGCCGGGGGCCGGGCGATCGTCGTCACGGCCAAGCACGAGCCGAACGCCGAGCTCCACCTCGAACACCTCGGCATCGAGCCGGACGAGACGATCGGCTGGCTGTGGGCGGAGGCCAAGGCGGAGGCGCTGCGCGAGCACGGCGCGGGCGTGTACGTCGGCGACCACGTGGGCGACGTCCGGGGCGCGCTGGCCGCGGGCGCGCTCTCGGTCGGGGTGCCCACCGGCCCCTGCGACGCCGCCACCCTGCGCGAGGCCGGCGCCGACGTGGTCCTCGCCGACCTCACCGCGTTCCCGGCATGGCTGGACGGTCATCTCCGCGCCGGGTCCTGA